From a single Bacillus gobiensis genomic region:
- the yutH gene encoding spore coat putative kinase YutH produces MKDSIKTHYGIHVRQLSVFHSYPSFQTPNSIFLIVPTGEFTKEELKELHDMSQYLQEQKDPYVSTFLMTKDNELTFEHEGSKYSLLKSASYLSNRSFQLGTELAQFHQKGRQFPYQVKEMTRLGGWKGFWEKRLDQLEQFWRQKAFMHPLEPFEKKFVESFPYYLGLSENAIQYLVDTELDEKPGIVDSGTVCHQRMTKNKWSQENLVKIPTDWVLDHGSRDLAEYMRNTFMLYRNDLFEQGFLFLQQYEEVTPLSSFSKRLIYSRLLFPLHYFETIEGYYISPESEHDFYEDRLDRLLLDSDRYELFLRTFHEMSGMRNTHFQIPQIKWLTQKRSG; encoded by the coding sequence GTGAAGGATTCAATAAAAACCCATTATGGAATTCATGTCCGGCAGCTTTCAGTTTTTCATTCATACCCTTCATTCCAAACTCCCAACTCTATCTTTCTTATCGTCCCTACCGGTGAATTTACAAAGGAAGAATTGAAGGAATTACATGATATGAGTCAGTATTTGCAAGAGCAAAAAGACCCATACGTTTCAACTTTTCTAATGACCAAGGATAATGAGCTGACGTTTGAGCACGAAGGCAGTAAATATTCTTTGCTCAAATCGGCTTCCTACTTGTCAAACAGGTCGTTTCAACTTGGAACGGAGCTTGCACAATTTCATCAAAAGGGTCGGCAGTTTCCTTATCAAGTGAAGGAAATGACGAGGCTCGGCGGGTGGAAGGGCTTTTGGGAGAAGCGGTTAGATCAGCTGGAACAGTTTTGGCGGCAAAAAGCATTTATGCATCCACTTGAGCCATTCGAAAAAAAATTTGTGGAATCATTCCCGTATTATTTAGGACTATCAGAAAATGCAATTCAATATTTGGTTGATACCGAGCTTGATGAAAAACCAGGGATTGTTGATTCCGGAACTGTATGTCATCAACGAATGACAAAAAACAAGTGGTCTCAGGAAAACCTCGTAAAAATACCTACAGATTGGGTGCTTGACCACGGCTCAAGGGATCTAGCAGAATATATGAGAAACACGTTTATGCTGTATAGAAATGATCTGTTTGAACAAGGCTTTTTATTTCTGCAGCAGTATGAGGAAGTTACACCGCTGTCAAGCTTTTCAAAAAGACTGATCTACAGCAGGCTTCTGTTTCCGCTTCACTATTTTGAAACGATTGAAGGATACTATATTTCACCAGAATCAGAGCACGACTTTTATGAAGACCGTCTAGACCGGCTGCTTCTTGATTCAGATAGGTATGAGCTGTTTTTGAGAACGTTTCATGAGAT
- a CDS encoding phosphatidylglycerophosphatase A family protein has product MAEKNYQDQVEATAKQWLQERGVSVSDIADLVYFLQRKYHTNLTHEECVMNVERVLAKREVQNAILTGIQLDRLAERKMLAEPLQSIIEVDESLYGIDEILSFSIVNIYGSIGYTNYGYVDKEKPGILAKLNDKSTGECHTFLDDIVGAIAAAASSRLAHSSQQKSGQQPQ; this is encoded by the coding sequence ATGGCTGAAAAAAATTATCAGGACCAAGTCGAAGCAACAGCAAAGCAGTGGCTGCAGGAAAGAGGAGTTTCCGTTTCTGACATAGCAGACCTCGTCTATTTCTTACAAAGAAAATATCATACCAACTTAACGCATGAGGAATGTGTTATGAATGTGGAACGGGTTCTTGCGAAACGTGAGGTTCAAAATGCGATTTTAACGGGAATACAATTGGACCGCTTGGCCGAACGAAAAATGCTTGCCGAACCGCTTCAATCCATTATTGAAGTCGATGAAAGCCTTTATGGAATTGATGAAATTCTGTCTTTCTCGATTGTGAATATTTATGGATCAATCGGCTATACGAACTACGGGTACGTCGATAAAGAAAAGCCGGGAATTTTAGCGAAATTGAACGATAAATCGACCGGAGAATGCCATACCTTCCTTGACGATATCGTCGGGGCCATCGCAGCAGCTGCATCGAGCAGACTGGCTCACAGCTCCCAACAAAAGAGCGGGCAGCAGCCTCAATAA
- a CDS encoding TIGR01457 family HAD-type hydrolase — protein MKQYKAYLIDLDGTMYNGSEKIEEAGIFVKKLIEKKIPYLFVTNNSSRTPEQVAKKLVEFDIPATEEQVFTTSLATANYIAEKKKNASVYCIGEEGIKKALSEKGFTFAKENADVVVVGIDRDITYEKLAIGALAIRNGAEFISTNGDIALPTERGFLPGNGSLTSVLTVTTVTQPTFIGKPEPIIMEQAMKQLGIAVEDTLMVGDNYDTDILAGIRSGMDTLLVHTGVTKKEHLKNYDAQPTYAIHSLEEWLTYI, from the coding sequence AAGCCTACTTAATTGACCTGGATGGCACGATGTACAATGGTTCCGAAAAAATAGAGGAAGCAGGTATTTTTGTAAAAAAGCTCATAGAAAAAAAGATCCCTTACTTATTTGTCACAAACAATTCCTCCCGCACACCGGAACAGGTGGCAAAAAAACTGGTTGAATTTGATATTCCCGCTACAGAAGAACAGGTTTTTACCACCAGTCTCGCCACTGCCAACTATATAGCAGAAAAGAAAAAGAATGCGTCAGTATACTGTATTGGTGAAGAAGGGATCAAAAAAGCCCTTTCAGAAAAAGGGTTTACATTTGCAAAAGAGAATGCGGATGTTGTAGTTGTGGGAATCGACCGCGACATTACATATGAGAAGCTGGCTATTGGTGCATTAGCCATTCGCAATGGAGCAGAATTTATCTCGACAAATGGCGACATTGCTTTGCCGACTGAGAGAGGCTTTTTGCCCGGAAACGGCTCTTTAACGTCTGTGTTAACTGTGACCACAGTCACTCAACCTACATTTATCGGAAAGCCTGAACCAATTATTATGGAACAGGCAATGAAACAGTTAGGTATAGCTGTAGAGGATACGCTTATGGTAGGAGATAACTATGATACTGATATTTTGGCAGGAATTCGTTCCGGTATGGATACGCTGCTCGTTCACACAGGCGTTACGAAAAAAGAGCATTTGAAGAACTATGATGCTCAGCCGACGTATGCGATACATTCGCTTGAAGAATGGCTGACATATATTTAA